The Montipora capricornis isolate CH-2021 chromosome 3, ASM3666992v2, whole genome shotgun sequence genome window below encodes:
- the LOC138041478 gene encoding calmodulin-like — protein MNRLDVRFANWKDSIVLKTRDVLKALTRVSFRVPRKMLLQKEFVKLIMEDQKKPDEREADTMLAFRIFDADNKGYVDSAELRYILLNMDKRIPTEELNELIVIADLERDRKISYQEFLALVECHGGRFT, from the exons ATGAACCGACTTGATGTTAGATTCGCTAATTGGAAAGAtagcatcgttttgaaaactaGAGACGTTTTAAAAGCGTTAACTCGAGTTTCTTTTAGAGTCCCAAGAAAAATGTTGTTACAGAAAG AGTTTGTTAAACTAATAATGGAAGATCAGAAGAAACCAGATGAACGAGAAGCCGACACAATGCTAGCGTTCAGAATTTTCGACGCCGATAACAAAGGTTACGTCGATTCAGCGGAGCTACGCTACATTCTATTAAATATGGACAAGAGAATTCCAACGGAGGAACTAAACGAACTGATAGTGATTGCAGACCTAGAAAGGGACAGAAAAATTAGTTACCAAG AATTCCTCGCTTTAGTGGAATGCCATGGCGGACGTTTTACCTGA